Proteins from a genomic interval of Trifolium pratense cultivar HEN17-A07 linkage group LG6, ARS_RC_1.1, whole genome shotgun sequence:
- the LOC123889801 gene encoding acidic leucine-rich nuclear phosphoprotein 32 family member B-like has protein sequence MSKCAIEFSNCYRNGCIFKLFTVIGMFLIIVVYFVIGMTDDVGRTRGGRESRSHGSARREAAKVHRNTRQTKGKSVIVEPESEDDNVEEQQFEDEHEVDIGQQASEHEDEQEVEDEMEVADDVEDEMEVADDVEDEMEVAEEQTPPPPEKKSRKKNPRTTQGRNPPPVSEPPVTSYDGGPKELSLLPGFGKHVAVAICDTI, from the coding sequence ATGAGTAAGTGTGCAATTGAATTTAGTAACTGTTATAGGAATGGTtgtatttttaaattgtttacTGTTATAGGAATGTTCTTGATTATTGTTGTGTATTTTGTTATAGGAATGACAGATGATGTTGGGCGAACAAGAGGTGGAAGGGAAAGTAGATCACATGGCTCTGCACGAAGAGAGGCTGCGAAGGTACATAGAAACACAAGACAAACTAAGGGGAAAAGTGTTATTGTAGAGCCTGAATCTGAAGATGATAATGTGGAGGAACAACAGTTTGAGGATGAGCATGAAGTGGACATAGGGCAACAGGCGTCTGAACACGAAGATGAGCAGGAAGTCGAAGATGAGATGGAAGTTGCTGATGATGTGGAAGATGAGATGGAAGTTGCTGATGATGTGGAAGATGAGATGGAAGTTGCTGAAGAAcaaacaccaccaccaccagaaAAAAAATCACGTAAAAAGAATCCGAGAACAACACAGGGAAGAAACCCACCACCTGTATCAGAACCACCAGTTACATCTTATGATGGTGGTCCAAAGGAGTTGTCGTTGTTGCCCGGATTTGGGAAACATGTTGCTGTCGCGATTTGCGACACCATTTGA
- the LOC123889802 gene encoding non-structural maintenance of chromosomes element 4 homolog A-like isoform X2, which translates to MVKRELNIPIHNDAFDDNSDDDVDYESVHGRRNLRSRYLAVKNLINDERENIAKTDSEVFGSIIGEIENLHQSVTTTREQVADAQALLDITKSLGVSVKAHSSGGLTPSAFVTHILEKFGQRGGKRTSREDCSRNSIAWNDIGVAVSSVFGRGYGCSTVIGPMDAKLKQRRVYRKRSLKPTELARPEQLVEGSKNERNDTDKNMLTMFNILRKNRLVKLENLVLNRNSFAQTVENLFTLSFLVKDGRAEIKVDKAGCHLVSPRNAPAAKSVTSKDVALSHFVFRLDYNDWKIMVRSVVGEELMPNRNSQSQI; encoded by the exons ATGGTGAAACGCGAATTGAATATTCCTATTCACAATGACGcttttgatgataactccgaCGACGACGTTGATTATGAATCTGTTCACGGCCGACGAAATCTCCGTTCTCGCTACCTCGCCGTCAAGAACTTGATTAACG ATGAAAGGGAGAATATTGCAAAAACTGACTCTGAAGTATTCGGTTCGATCATCGGTGAAATTGAGAACTTACACCAGTCAG TCACAACAACGAGAGAACAAGTAGCTGATGCACAGGCTCTTCTGGACATAACCAAATCCTTGGGTGTGTCTGTGAAAGCTCATTCTAGTGGTGGACTCACTCCTTCAGCCTTTGTCACTCACATTCTTGAAAAATTCGGACAACGAGGTGGAAAACGTACTAGCAGAGAAGATTGCAGCAGAAACTCAATAGCTTGGAATGACATTGGAGTTGCAGTTTCAAGTGTTTTTGGAAGGGGATATGGCTGTTCTACAGT GATTGGCCCAATGGATGCTAAATTAAAGCAGAGGAGGGTTTACCGAAAAAGGAGTCTGAAGCCCACTGAATTGGCACGGCCAGAACAG CTTGTTGAAGGTTCAAAGAATGAGAGAAATGATACTGATAAAAATATGTTAACTATGTTTAACATCTTAAGGAAGAATAGGCTTGTCAAGCTTGAAAATTTGGTTTTGAATAGGAACTCTTTTGCACAAACGGTGGAGAACTTATTTACTTTATCTTTTTTAGTCAAAGATGGGCGAGCTGAAATAAAAGTGGACAAGGCTGGATGTCACCTAGTTT CGCCTAGGAATGCTCCTGCTGCAAAATCAGTTACTTCTAAGGATGTTGCTTTGAGCCACTTTGTATTCCGACTTGACTATAATGATTGGAAg ATTATGGTTCGCTCTGTTGTTGGGGAGGAATTGATGCCAAATAGGAATAGTCAATCACAGATTTAG
- the LOC123889802 gene encoding non-structural maintenance of chromosomes element 4 homolog A-like isoform X1, producing the protein MVKRELNIPIHNDAFDDNSDDDVDYESVHGRRNLRSRYLAVKNLINGDERENIAKTDSEVFGSIIGEIENLHQSVTTTREQVADAQALLDITKSLGVSVKAHSSGGLTPSAFVTHILEKFGQRGGKRTSREDCSRNSIAWNDIGVAVSSVFGRGYGCSTVIGPMDAKLKQRRVYRKRSLKPTELARPEQLVEGSKNERNDTDKNMLTMFNILRKNRLVKLENLVLNRNSFAQTVENLFTLSFLVKDGRAEIKVDKAGCHLVSPRNAPAAKSVTSKDVALSHFVFRLDYNDWKIMVRSVVGEELMPNRNSQSQI; encoded by the exons ATGGTGAAACGCGAATTGAATATTCCTATTCACAATGACGcttttgatgataactccgaCGACGACGTTGATTATGAATCTGTTCACGGCCGACGAAATCTCCGTTCTCGCTACCTCGCCGTCAAGAACTTGATTAACGGTG ATGAAAGGGAGAATATTGCAAAAACTGACTCTGAAGTATTCGGTTCGATCATCGGTGAAATTGAGAACTTACACCAGTCAG TCACAACAACGAGAGAACAAGTAGCTGATGCACAGGCTCTTCTGGACATAACCAAATCCTTGGGTGTGTCTGTGAAAGCTCATTCTAGTGGTGGACTCACTCCTTCAGCCTTTGTCACTCACATTCTTGAAAAATTCGGACAACGAGGTGGAAAACGTACTAGCAGAGAAGATTGCAGCAGAAACTCAATAGCTTGGAATGACATTGGAGTTGCAGTTTCAAGTGTTTTTGGAAGGGGATATGGCTGTTCTACAGT GATTGGCCCAATGGATGCTAAATTAAAGCAGAGGAGGGTTTACCGAAAAAGGAGTCTGAAGCCCACTGAATTGGCACGGCCAGAACAG CTTGTTGAAGGTTCAAAGAATGAGAGAAATGATACTGATAAAAATATGTTAACTATGTTTAACATCTTAAGGAAGAATAGGCTTGTCAAGCTTGAAAATTTGGTTTTGAATAGGAACTCTTTTGCACAAACGGTGGAGAACTTATTTACTTTATCTTTTTTAGTCAAAGATGGGCGAGCTGAAATAAAAGTGGACAAGGCTGGATGTCACCTAGTTT CGCCTAGGAATGCTCCTGCTGCAAAATCAGTTACTTCTAAGGATGTTGCTTTGAGCCACTTTGTATTCCGACTTGACTATAATGATTGGAAg ATTATGGTTCGCTCTGTTGTTGGGGAGGAATTGATGCCAAATAGGAATAGTCAATCACAGATTTAG